In the genome of Mixta calida, the window GCCAAACACGTTCGCGCGGTTAAGCAGATAGTAAAGCTGATAAACCGGCTGACGCTGTGGGTAATCTGACGGTAGCGGCCAGACCGACTGATAACCTTCCAGCACCTTTTCCGCCAGCGCGGGCGCATGGGAAAGCATCGCCAGTTCGCATTCACGATCGCCCCAGTAGCAGGCGGGATCGTAAATCCACGGGCCGCTGTCACTGCCGGCGCAGTTGGCGGGCCACAGATCGCCATGCAGCAGCGAAGGCTGCGGATGATGCGTCGCCAGCGCGCGCTGAACGCAGTCGATAATCAGCTCGATATTGCCGTACTGAATCCCTTTTTCTGCCGCCAGCTGCAGCTGCCAGCCGATGCGCTGCTCTGAGAAAAAGCGCGACCAGCGTCGCTGCCAGCCATTAGGCTGCGGCATGCTGGTGATGTTGTTATCGAAATCGAGGCCGAAGTGAGGCTGTTCGCTCCACTGATGCAGGCGGGCAAGCTGCTGGCCGAGCAACAGAGCGCTCTCCGGTTGCAGCGGCCGTACCGGAATATATTCCAGCAGCAAAAAGCTGTAGTCGCGATCGCTGCCGATGCCGTAGACCTTCGGCACCCGCACTGTCCGGCTGCGCGCCAGCAGCGCCAGCTGATCCGCCTCGGAGGTAAAGGCGGGCAGCATCTCCTGGTCATTGCATTTTACAAATACCCACTGTTCGCCATAGCGAATGCGCCAGGCGGCATGGACTTCGCCAGCCGGCAACTCTACACGATGGCTGATTTCAGCGTTCCCTAACTGCTCACTCAACAGACGACTTATGGCTGACCACATGGGGTTATCCTCATTTTCGCTGCGTAATGATCATTTTAACGGGTAAAGGTTGCGTAAACCTGGCGCAAACGCACAGGCCGAACGTTATGACTTAAAACGGTTCTGCTGACGATATTCGTCGAAAGTTTGCACCTCGACTTCCGGCGTCGTCTCCAGCGTAGCTTCGCCCACGCCCAACGCCTGAGCGCGGATCTCCGCAGCGCTTTTCGCGCTGATGATGCCGTAGCTGTTGGTGCCCAGCTCGTGCGCATGGCCCTCATCGTCGTGCAGCGTGGTGGAAAAACCGGCGCCGGTCATGGCGCTGTTCAGTGCGAGACCGGCCGCCAGACCGGTATCCTGGTAACGAAAGGTAACAACATAACGGGTTACGCCTGAAGGAGCCATATTCACCTCATTGTTCCCGAAAGAATTTTCAGCTTAGACCACCTCTGTCAAAGGGGCGAGTCGATAATAAAAGCGGTTTGATAATGCAATTAATTATCATTACTATTATGGCGCTAACCTTATGAATAATAATCCAACAGGCGACGCCTGTAACAAGGAGAACGATGTGCATCGCGCGATTAAAGTTTCTGTTTCCGTTTTGATGCTGGCCGCTTCCGCCTCGGCCGTTGCGACAACTTATCCAATCACGCTGACGGATTTCGACGGACAGAAAATCACCCTGAAGAAGGAGCCTGAGCGCATTGTGGTGCAGGATGGCCGTGACATTCTGGCGTTGGCGCTGCTGGATCGGGCGAATCCTTTTCAACGCATCGTCGCCTGGAATAACCTGTTAAAGAAAAGCGATGGCGAAACCTGGCGGCTGATGCTGAACAAATGGCCGCAGGCGGCGCGCATTACCGATATGGGCTTCAGCGATAAAGGCGAAGTGAATCTGGAAAGCGTGATCGCGCAGCAGCCGGATCTGATGATTGCGCAGCTGCGATCCAAACCCTCCCTGACGCAGACCGGCGTGTTGGAAAAGCTGCGGCAGCTGGGCATTCCGGTGATGTTTATCGATACCTTTAACAATCCCGTTAAAGATGCGCCCGCCAGCATCACGCTAATGGGTGAAGCGCTTAACCGCGAGCAGGAAGCGCAGCAGTACACGCAATTCTACCAACAGCACTATCAGGCGATTCAGGAGAAAGTGCGCGCCGTTTCACCGAAGCCGCGCGTCTTTATCGAAGCCAAGGCGGGGCTGGGCGGCCTGGAGTCCTGCTGCTTTACGCATGGTCATGTTGGCTGGGGGGCGATGGTGGAAGCGGTCGGCGCCGCCAATATTGGTTCAGAGCTGTTGCCGGGCGCCACCGGCGACGTGTCGCTGGAGAAAGTGATCGCCATGAAGCCGGACGCTTATATCGTTTCAGGCTCCCAGTGGGCAAGTAAAAATAATGCGGCGGTGCCGTTTGGCTACGGCGTGACCCAACAGCAGGTGGACCGCGCTTTTGATCGTATGAAGCAGCGTCCGGGCTTTGCCGAGTTGCAGCCGGTGAAAGAAGGGCGCTTCTACGGCGTATATCACAACTTCTACAACCATCCGTGGAATATCGTCGGCATCGAATATCTGGCGAAATTCATCTATCCGCAGCAGTTTGCGCAGCTTGATCCCGCAAACAGCTGGCATGAGATCGTCACCCGTTTTACCACCATTCCTGAAGGAAAGGGCGTATTAGGCGCGCAGGCGCCGCGATCCTGATAAAGAAGCACGCCGCTCGGCGTGCTTCTTATTGATAATTCATAGAAAATTCTATTTATTCCTGCCCTGATGCGCTTCGCCTGAATACCCTTTATAATGCGCGCCGTTAATAAGAAAATTCCCATTCGTAGTCCTTTCTCATCAGGATGTTTAGGAATTCGGGCTGTTTAACGCTTGTTTACAAAGTTTACGGTAAATGACGTTGATCGCCGCGTAAAACGCTTCAGACTCTCCCTTTTTTAAAACTGTCGTACGGATCACACATAATGAAAGTGTTTAATAAGCTCTCTGTTGCGCTGCTGCTTTCTGCGGGCGCGTTTGGTCACCAGGCCATGGCTGATAACAATGTCTTTACCGTCATGGACGATCCTTCTACCGCCAAAAAAACCTTCGAAGGCAACGCGGCAGCAGGCTACCTGGCGCAGACCGGCAACACCACCAGCTCTTCGCTGACCGCGCAAACCAATATGACGTGGTATCAGCCGAACACGGCGTACAGTCTGTGGGGCAACGCCGCCAACACCTCCTCAAATGATGAACGCTCATCAGAGACCTATCAGATTGGCGGACGCACCCGTTACAATATGACCGATAACGACTATCTGTTCGGTCAGGCGAGCTGGCTAAGCGATCGATTCAACGGCTACGATTCCCGTGATGTGCTGGCTGCCGGTTATGGTCGTCAGGTATTGAACGGACCGGTACATTCGCTGCGCGTCGAATTTGGTCCGGGCGTGCGCTATGACGATTTCCACGACGGCGGCCATGAAACCCAGGGGCTGGGCTACGGCGCACTGAGCTATCAGTGGCAGATGACCGATACCACTAAATTTATTCAGGGCGTTTCCGTGCTGAGCAGCTTTAACGACAACACTACCGTTAACTCTGAGACCGGCCTGCAGGTTGCTATCAATGCGCACTTCGCGCTGAAGCTGGCTTACAATGTGACCTGGAACAACAATCCGCCGGAATCGGCATCAGAACACACCGACACCAAAACGCAGATTTTGCTCTCCTACGCGATGTAATGTTCCATACTGCAATAAAAACGGGCCGCCTGTCGCGGCCCGTTTTTTTGTCCTGTTGTCCTGCGCCGCTTCAGCGCACGCGCGCGCGAAATACCCAAAAGGCCCAGCTGTTATAGGCCAGCGTTACCGGCAGGACCACGGCGTAGCCGCTTAGCAGAAAAATTTGCGTCGCTGGCGCGGCGGCCGCCTGTTGAATAGTCAGTTTGCCCGGCAGCAGCCAGGGCCAGAGACCGGCGATCAACAATCCCCAGCAAAGCGTTACCAGACTGAGCGCCAGCATCAGCGACAGCATGGGACGGCGATAGCGCATTGCCGCCAGTAGCGCGACGAAGGCCAGCAGCAGCATCAGCAGCAGGATCTTGCCCGGCACACGCTGCCACGCCTGCAAAAAGGGGCGGCTGTCCAGCAGGTTGATGCCGATCAACAACGCCAGACTCAGCACCAGAAACAGCCAGGCAAGATGATGCGCCAGCACGATCTCCGGGCCTTTAACCCGCCACTGGATCCAGCAGCAGCCGCAAAGCAGACAGGCGGCGATCAGGCCAAAGCCGCACAAAACGGGATAGAGAGTAAGCCAGCTGAACGCGCCTTCCTGGAAACGCCCGCCGATCACCACGCCCGCCAGCGCGCCCTGAGTAAAGGTGGCGATAAGCGAGCTGAGGATATGGGTGATATCCAGCGTGCGGTGCCAGCGCGCATCAACATGGCCGCGATATTCCACCGCCACGGCGCGCATCACCAGCGCCATCAGCATAATAAACAGCGGCAGATAAACGGCGCTGAACAGCACGCTCCAGGCGACGGGAAAAAGCGCCAGCAGTCCGCCCGCCAGCAGCACCAGCCAGGTTTCGTTCGCGTCCCAGATCGGCAGAATAGTCGCGGTCAGCCTGCGGCGCGCTTCGCCGCCGCGGAAGAAAAACAGCAGCATCCCGACGCCGAGATCGGTGCCGTCCAGCAACAGATACATCAGCAGCGAAAACGCCAGCGTGGCAGCGGAAATATCGGCCAGCGTCATTGCTTACCTCCGGGCGCCATCTCCGGCGCCGGGCCCGGCTCGCCGACGCGCGTTTCACGGTTGGCGTAGCGCAACAGATAGCGCAGCCCGATATAGAACACCGTACCGTAGATAAGCAGAATGGCGCAGCCTGACGCGATAACCAGCCGGAAAGAGAGGGGAGAAACGCTGTCGGCAGTGCGCAGCAGGCCATAGACCGTCCAGGGCTGACGCCCCACTTCCGTCACCACCCAGCCCGCCAGCAGAGCGATAAAGCCCGCCGGCCCCATCAGCACGATGGATTTCAGCAGCCAGCGCGATTGCCACAGACGGCCGCGCAGCCGCTGCGTCAGCGCCGTCAGGCTAACGGCTATCATCAGCAGACCCAGCCCGACCATCACGCGAAAGGCGAAAAACAGCGGCGCCACCGGCGGAATATCCTGCGGCGGAAACTCACTGAGGCTTTTGATCTGCCCGGTCAGATTATGGCGCAGATAGAGCGAGCCAATAGCGGGTATTGCCACCTCCCAGCGATTGCGCTGTTGCTGCGCATCGGGCAGGGCGAACAGCCGCAGCGGCTCTCCCTGGCCTGGCGGCGGTCGATGCCAGTCGCCTTCCACGGCGGCGATTTTCTGCGGCTGATGCCGCAGCGTATTCTCGCCGTGCAGATCGCCGACGACCGCCTGCAACGGCGTCAGGATCACCAGCAGCCACAGGGGGATTGAGACCATCAGCCGCGCCCGCGGGTTTGCGACGTCGCGCAAAAGCTGCCAGGCGCCGACCGCCGCCACCATAAAGGCGGTGCCAATCAGCATGGCCAGCGTCATATGCGCCAGCCGCCAGGGAAAAGAGGGGGTAAAGATAATATCCAGCCACGACTGCGGCTGAAACCGCTGCTGTTCATCCAGTACAAACCCGGCGGGCGTCTGCATCCAGGCGTTCGCTGCCAGTATCCAGAAGGCGCTGATCAGCGCGCCGACCGCCACCAATACCGTGACCATAAAGTGCAGGCGCGGACCGATGCGCTCCATGCCGAACATCATCACGCCGACCATGCCCGCTTCGAGAAAAAAGGCGACCAGCACCTCATAGAACATCAGCGGGCCGATCAGCCCGCCGACCCGCTCAATAAAAGGCGCCCAGTTGGCGCCGAACTGAAACTCCATCACCACGCCGGAAACCACGCCAACCGCCACGTTCAGGGCGAAAATCTTGAGCCAGAAATGATAGACGTCGAGATAGCGCTGCTCCCGGCGCCAGAGCCAGACGCCCTCCAGCAATACCAGCCACAGCGACAGGCCAAAACTGAAGCCGGCAAGGATAATATGCAGGCCGATAGTCACCGCGAACTGCGCGCGGGAGAGCAGCAGCGTCAGTTCCGCATCAGGCATTACTGTCTTTACCGGTATAGGCGCTGATCGGTTTATCCGGCGTCGGCTGCTCCATCGCGCTGGCAAACGCTTTCAGGCCAGCCACCAGCGGCATCACCGCATGCCAAAGATCTTCATCATGCAACAGCTTCCAGGTGCCGCTGACGCCCGGCGCCACTTCATGATGCTGCTGCGCCTCCGCATGTAAATTAACGGCGTTGATCGCCGACTTCACGGCGAATACCGTTTTATGAAACTGTCCCGGCGGCATATCGCCCAGCGCCATCATCAGCGACGCCAGGTTTTGCATCGCGTTTTGCGAGCCGGGCTTATTCAGTCCGTCCACCAACACTTTGGCGATCTGCGTATTGGCTGAAACCACATCGTTGGCCAGGCGTAAAAAACCGTGGTGATGCAGGCTGTGCAGCAGCTCCTGCAAGGCATCCTGCGCGTCAGGGGCGGTTTTCGTGGGCGGCACTTCATAGTTCATACGTTCAGCCATTAAAATTTCTCCGGGTGTTGAGTATGTTCAGGCGGCAGGGTATAGCCCTCCTGACGCCATTTTTCTTCTATCGGCAGATGCGCCAGCGGGGTGCGCTTGCCATAACGGAAGTTCTGCGGCGGCAAGGCATCGGTCTGCGGCGGCCGCGCCAGCTTTTGCAGCCTGACGGCAATCTCTTTGTAGGCGGGCGTATTGACGTCAGGATCGTGATGCTCGCCGGTCAGGCCGTTTACGCCCGGCTTGCCGTGGTGAATAGGAATAAACAGCTGGTTGCCTGCGACGCGCTCGGTGATCACGACCGGTACCTGAAGCTCCCCGCGGCGCGACGCGATGCTGACCCAGTCGCCTGGACTGAGCTGACGCTCGGCGGCCAGCTGCGGGCTGACCTCCACGAACCCGTTCGGCGACAGCGACAGCATGCGGCCGCCGCGTCCGGTCTGGTTGGTGGACTGAAAATGTTCCAGCATGCGGCCGTTATTCAGCAGCAGGTCATACTCGGCGTCAGGCGCCTCAAGCGGTGGCTGCCATTCAATGGGCGTCAGCACCGCTTTGCCGTCCGGGAATTTAAAGCCGTCGGTATAAAGCAGCGGGGTGCTGCTGCCGTCCGGCTTCACCGGCCACAGCTGCGACTGCCAGCCGCTGAGGCGCAGGTAGTCGACGCCGGCGAAGATATCAGCGATGCCGGCCGCCTCGGCCATAATTTCTGCCGGGTGAGAGTAGTTCCAGGGATGGCCCAGACGCGCGGCGAGATCGGTCAGGATGCGCCAGTCGGGGCGGCTGTCGCCCAGCGGCGGCATCACTTCGTAAAAGCGCTGAATACGCCGCTCGGTATTTACGTAGGTGCCCTCTTTTTCCACGCTGGGGCAACCAGGCAGCACCACGTCGGCGAATTCGGCGGTGCGGCTCATAAAGATATCCTGCACCACCATAAACTCCAGACCGCTGAACGCCTCATGCACTTTGGTGGAGTCGGCGTCGGAGAAGGCGGTCTCTTCGCCGATGATATACATCGCCTTCAGCGTGCCTTCATGCGCGTGCTGCACCATCATAAAGTTATCGGAGCCAGCCTTGTCGGAGAGCGCCTGCGCCTCCACGCCCCAGGCGCGCGCCCATTTTTCGCGCACGGCGGGGTCGGTGACTTTCTCATAGCCAGGATAGACATTGCTCAGGCAGCCGAAGTCGCTGGCGCCCTGCACGTTATTATGACCGCGCATCGGGTAGCCGCCGGTACCGGGGCGACCGTAGTTGCCAGTGACCAACAGCAGATTAGAAAGCGCAGTGCTGGTATCGGCGCCGTGGCTGTGCTGGGTGATGCCCATCGCCCACAGCAGGCAGACGCGCTGCGCCTGGCCGATGGTTTCCGCCGCTTCGATCAGCTGCTCGACGCTCAGCCCGGTATGTTCGCTGGCGTAGTGCAGAGTAAACGGGTCCAGCGAGGCGCGATACGCTTCAACCTGATTGACTTTTTCGGCCAGGAACGCCTCGTCGGCGTAGCCATGTTCGAACATATAACGCGACATCGCCGAAGCCCACAGGCTGTCGCTGCCGGGCTTGATGCGCAGCCAGATATCGGCGCGCTCCGCCATTTCATTCATGCGCGGATCGACCACCAGGATTTTCTGTCCATGATGCTTTTGCGCCGCCTTGATGCGTGAAGCGATCACCGGGTGGTTCTCCGCCAGATTGCTGCCGACGATAATCACCAGATCGGCCTGTTGCAGATCCTCCAGCGTGCCGGCGTCGCCGCCGTAGCCGACGGTGCGGAACAGCCCTTCGGTCGCCGGGTTCTGACAGTAGCGTGAGGAGTTATCGACATTATTGGTGCCAAAAATCAGGCGGGCTATTTTTTGCGTCAGGTAGGCTTCTTCGTTGCTGCCTTTGCTGGAGCCGATAAAGCCGATACTGTCGCCGCCGTGCTGCGCGGCGATCTCTTTCATTCGTTGCGCCACCCGATCCAGCGCCTCGTCCCAGCTGGCGGGACGGAAGCGGCCGTTCTCCCTGATCAGCGGCGTGGTTAAACGCTGCGGACTGTTGACGAAGTCCCAGCCGAATTTGCCCTTAAGGCAGGTTGAGATACCGTTGACCGGCGCGTGAGCCACCGGCTGCACCTTCAGGATATGGCGGTCGCGCGTCCACATTTCAAAACTACAGCCGACGCCGCAGTAGGTGCAGACCGTTTTGGTTTTTTTGATCTCTTTCTGCCGCATCGCCATATCCATCATCGATATGCCGGTGATGGGCGGCGCGCCGATGGTATTCTCCAGCGTCTTGACCAGGTCGATCATCGGGCGCTTAAGATCTTCAGGCATGGCGGTGAATGGCCCCGCATTGGGCTGCATAGTCTTTTCCAACAGGGCGTTGCAGGGGCAGACGGTGACGCAGTGACCGCAGCTAACGCAGCTGGAGCCAGCGATCTGGGTGCCGCCGTCCCACAGCACGCGCGGATGGTCGGCCGTGTAGTCGATGGAGAGCGTTTCGTTGACCTCGACGTTCTGGCAGGCTTCTACGCAACGGCCGCACAAAATGCACTGATCCGGGTCATAGGTGTAGAACGGGTTGCTCTCATCCTTTTGATAAGGTTTGCGCTGCCAGGGATAGTACTGAATCGGAATATGCATATCGGCGACGGTGTTATGCAGCGTGCAGTCGCCGGTGTTGTGTTCGCAGAGCGTGCAATAAAGTTCGTGGCGCGCCAGCAGGCGATCCATGCCTTCCTCCTGCGCCGCCTGTGCAGCAGGCTGGCGGCTGGAGATCTCCAGCCCCTCGTGCGTGCGCAGCGTACAGCCGCGCACCAGTTCGCCCTGATACTCCACCCAGCAGACATCACAGGATTGCAACGGCGGCAGAGCAGGATGATAGCAGACGTGCGGCAGGATTTTCCCCTGCGCCTGTAAAAAATCGATTAGCGGTACGTCGACATCGCCGCTCAACAGCTCGCCGTTATAGCGGATGGTACAGGTGTTTTGGCTCATCAGATGTTCTCACAATGACATTGCGCGTTGTCCACTTCCTGTGGTTGTTCCCTGTTTTCGTAAAGTTATGTCATTGAAGGTAGACCGTAACGCCAGTCCCGGCAAAGCGAAGCGGCAAAAAGCCCGACTTATCAATCCTGAATAAAAAACAGCGCCGTACTTGCACGCCTCTGACGGCGGCCTACGCTTAAAAGAAAAGCCTGAGCGGAGGGCGTGGCCATGAATGAAATAATGTCGTTACTGTCCGGGGCTGGAGCTGGGTGCTGGGAGGACTGGCGATTATCGTCGGGCTTGCTGGTTCTTACTTCGGTGGAAAAAAAATTGGCAAAACGCAGGAGAAGGCCAGGGCGGATGTTGCGGCGGCGCAGCAGCAAACCCGACAGGCTGAAGCGATAACCAGAAAACAGGCGGATAATATAAAGGTGGCCAAAAATGTGGAAACGTCTAACGCTAATCTTAATGACGCTGCTGCTCGCGACAAGCTGCGCCAGTCGAAATACAACCTCGATGATTGATCGCGCCAGCGTGGACTCGTCCTGCACGCTGTTTCAGCCGATTTACACGCACGGCAACGATGCGCAGGTGATGGACGCGCGTACGGTGCGCGCCATTAATACCCATAACGAACTATGGGATCGGCTGTGCAGCGATAAAAAGCAGTAGGCGATCCTTTACTGAATATTCTGGCGGCCCGCAACAGCGGGCCGTTTTTTTATTATTTTGCTATTTAAATACGAAGACTTCCCTGGCGAGCGGGGCGATGTTATCGGTATCGCCATAGATCGCCACGGTGATGCAGTTCAGTCACTCGTGATAAGAAGGATGACCTCCTCTCGCCTCGTCCTGAGCAATTAAGCGTCAATACCGACCCATCCAGCGCCAAAGTATGAGCCCAGGCGCAAAGCGTAAATCCTAAAAATACGCTTTCCATGATAAGGCAGCGCCTTGTTTAACACTCGGTCTCAGGCTGAATATTGCACCGTGTCATGCTGTAAGTTTGAGTAATGGTGATTTATATGGTTAAGGAGGCGGAGCGTAGAGGATCGGGAGCCGATAATATGGCCGCCGAATCCCGGTCAGGCCATAAAGAGTGTTAAAAAGATCACAAAGCAGATATTCGGAAGAGATCTCTTTCTCGCCAATGAGGCATCAAGAGAAATATTACTCCACGGTTACAATGATTTTTCCTGTCTGTCCATTTGCTTCCATGTAGCGATGCGCTTCTGCAATCTCTTCGAACCTGAAGGTTTTATCGATTACCGGTTTCAGTTTGCCAGAACGCAGGCCTTCTGTGACGAAGGACTTCGCACGCGCCATTTTTTCCACGTCGGTGGTAATTTCGAACAGCTCATAGCCGCGTAGCGTGAGGTGTTTACCGAGAATGTCGAATACCGGCACAAGCATGTCTCGGCTGTCGAGCGCACCATACTGGAAGAATATGCCTTGCGGCGCCATGGTTTGAGTCAACTTCGCCACGTCCGGGCCACCAACAGGATCAAAAACAATGTGGGCACCTTCGCCATTCGTTGCCCGGTTGATTTCAGCCACCATATCCTGTTCCGCAGTAGCAATAACGTGAGCAGCCCCTGCCTTCAGCAGCATGTCGCGTTTTTCGCTGGTACGGGTCAGGGCAACAGGTTTAGCACCCAGCATGTTTGCGATCTGAATGGCGGCCAGGCCAACGCTGCTTGATGCTGCGCGGATAACCACATTCTGACCAGCCTGCAGGTTACCGTACTCAACCAGCGCGCCATAAGCCGTTACGTACATCATCCAGCTTGCGGCGGCTTCTTCAAAAGACAAATTGTCAGGGTGTTTCACCACCGCGTGCACCGGGGCGTTAACCAACTCACCGTACATGGCGTATTCGTTAAACATGAATGAAGGGATCACGCTGACCAGGTCCCCTTTGGCAAAATTTTCGCTATTCTCACCGACAGCTTCAACCACGCCAGCAGCTTCATAACCCAGGCGCGCCGGGAATTCAGGTTCAATCACATACTGGCCATTGCGATACATAATTTCTGCGCGATTAAGACCTATTGCATGTACGCGGATTTGAACTTCTCCAGCAGCCGGTGCCGGCACTTGCACATCAATAATTTCCAGAACCTCCGGGCCACCGGTGCGGTTAAAAGTAACAATTTTAGACATATTTAGACCTCGTCAGTTAGCGGTATACCTTACGATAGCGTAGAAGGTTTACTCGATTCGTCTGCGAATAAACTACGTCGTTGTGACCTGAGTAAAAACAGGCGCAGAGGAACTTCAGTGTTATTCATTTGATAACAATCAGTCGGTTTCAGCCGATTTGCTGGCAAAAATTTCACTGAACCAGTCGATAAAGACGCGTACCTGGGGGGGAAGATAGCGCCTGTCCGGGTACATCACAGAGACGGGTTTGGAAACGGAAGGATACTGCGTCAGGATTTCTTCGAGCTTACCGGAAGCAATATGCGGGGCAAGGGCATGACAGGAGGCCTGAATAATACCCAAACCGGCCAGACCGCAGGACAACAGAACATCTGAGTTATCTACCAGCATGCTGCTGGCAGGGCGTAGGGAAACCACCACACCCTCTTCGATAAACTTCCATTCCATCACATCACGACTGTGATCGCTGAAAAAGTTAACTGCCCGGTGCCGCTCCAGGTCTGCCAGCGTCTCTGGTCGTCCGTACCGTTGAAGATAGGAAGGTGCAGCGCAGGTGACCATTCTGATTTCGCCAAGACGTCTGGAAATAAAGCTTGATTCCTGCAACTCGCCCAGACGCACCACGCAGTCCACACCTTCAGTGATCAGATCGCTTTTTTTATCCGATGAAACCAGCACGACTTCAATATCGGGATAGAGCGACTGGAACTGTGCCAGATGGGGAATAATGATGGCATGAGCCAGCGAAAGCGGAACATCAAGCCGGAGCTGCCCACGCGGTGGTAGAGTCAGTGAAAAGTTGGCCATCATGCCATCAACTTCAGCCAGAACCTGTTTGGCTCGCTGGTAAAATTCGTCACTTTTAGCCGTAATGCTTAGCTTGCGGGTAGTACGGTGAAGGAGTTTTACTCCGAGGTCGTCCTCGAGTTGCTGTATCGCTTTACTCACAGCAGGGCGGTGCAACTGCAGGATATCAGCGGCTTTAGTAAAGCTGCCTTGATCAACAACCTGTATAAAAATATTTATATATTCAATCATGTTAGAACGCATAACACCACCTGATTCCCTAATCTGCCTGCCGCGCGCCGGTCCGTTTTATCATACGGATTTATTTATCACGTGAGTTAGCGACCTTTACGCGATGCCCTGCAGCAGCCAATTTACGCGCCAGATGCGCCGATGTTTCCTGTGCCGATGATGCCAGTCTTTATAATAAACATCTCGCTTATAGGGTATGACACACCGCTTATTCAGGCGCGGGGTGGGAAAGCGCAGTGAGCAACAGATTATTACGGTTGAGGAAGAGGCAACAGAAGGCGATGCGCTAAGCGAAGTAAATATGACCGGGGAAATGACAGGCGTTTACGCTAATGATGCCTTTGTCAGGTATCCGCCTGTTTTACATCCATCTTTAAGCGTGTAAGATGTTCACTCTTCAACAGTTACCCGGCTCGGTCACTTTTGAACAGGTGTACCATGGCGTGTACCAAATTAGCAATTGTGGGTTAGTTTGGTCGGGTAAGCTACTGAAAACTCTCTTAAACCAATGTTTGCATGTAATCTTTCGTGTGGGTTACCACTGCATTTAAGGATATGAAATGCCTGTAATTACTCTTCCTGACGGCAGTCAACGCAGCTACGATCGCGCCATTAGCGTAATGGAGATCGCGCAGGATATCGGTCCGGGTCTGGCGAAAGCCTGCATCGCGGGTCGCGTTAACGGCGAGCTGGTGGACGCGGTCGATCCGATCGCGGAAGATGCGTCCGTCGCGATCATTACCGCTAAAGATGAAGCCGGTCTGGAAATTATTCGCCACTCCTGCGCGCATCTTCTCGGCCATGCGATGAAACAGCTTTGGCCGAACGCCAAAATGGCGATTGGTCCGGTTATCGATAACGGCTTCTATTACGACGTCGACCTCGATCACACCCTGACGCAGGAAGATCTCGATCGCCTGGAAAAGCGTATGCATGAGCTGGCCGAAACCAACTATGACGTCGTCAAGAAAAAGGTCAGCTGGCAGGAAGCGCGCGATGTGTTCGCCGAGCGCGGCGAAAACTACAAAACCACCATTCTGGATGAGAACATCA includes:
- the fdhF gene encoding formate dehydrogenase subunit alpha is translated as MSQNTCTIRYNGELLSGDVDVPLIDFLQAQGKILPHVCYHPALPPLQSCDVCWVEYQGELVRGCTLRTHEGLEISSRQPAAQAAQEEGMDRLLARHELYCTLCEHNTGDCTLHNTVADMHIPIQYYPWQRKPYQKDESNPFYTYDPDQCILCGRCVEACQNVEVNETLSIDYTADHPRVLWDGGTQIAGSSCVSCGHCVTVCPCNALLEKTMQPNAGPFTAMPEDLKRPMIDLVKTLENTIGAPPITGISMMDMAMRQKEIKKTKTVCTYCGVGCSFEMWTRDRHILKVQPVAHAPVNGISTCLKGKFGWDFVNSPQRLTTPLIRENGRFRPASWDEALDRVAQRMKEIAAQHGGDSIGFIGSSKGSNEEAYLTQKIARLIFGTNNVDNSSRYCQNPATEGLFRTVGYGGDAGTLEDLQQADLVIIVGSNLAENHPVIASRIKAAQKHHGQKILVVDPRMNEMAERADIWLRIKPGSDSLWASAMSRYMFEHGYADEAFLAEKVNQVEAYRASLDPFTLHYASEHTGLSVEQLIEAAETIGQAQRVCLLWAMGITQHSHGADTSTALSNLLLVTGNYGRPGTGGYPMRGHNNVQGASDFGCLSNVYPGYEKVTDPAVREKWARAWGVEAQALSDKAGSDNFMMVQHAHEGTLKAMYIIGEETAFSDADSTKVHEAFSGLEFMVVQDIFMSRTAEFADVVLPGCPSVEKEGTYVNTERRIQRFYEVMPPLGDSRPDWRILTDLAARLGHPWNYSHPAEIMAEAAGIADIFAGVDYLRLSGWQSQLWPVKPDGSSTPLLYTDGFKFPDGKAVLTPIEWQPPLEAPDAEYDLLLNNGRMLEHFQSTNQTGRGGRMLSLSPNGFVEVSPQLAAERQLSPGDWVSIASRRGELQVPVVITERVAGNQLFIPIHHGKPGVNGLTGEHHDPDVNTPAYKEIAVRLQKLARPPQTDALPPQNFRYGKRTPLAHLPIEEKWRQEGYTLPPEHTQHPEKF
- a CDS encoding zinc-dependent alcohol dehydrogenase family protein, with product MSKIVTFNRTGGPEVLEIIDVQVPAPAAGEVQIRVHAIGLNRAEIMYRNGQYVIEPEFPARLGYEAAGVVEAVGENSENFAKGDLVSVIPSFMFNEYAMYGELVNAPVHAVVKHPDNLSFEEAAASWMMYVTAYGALVEYGNLQAGQNVVIRAASSSVGLAAIQIANMLGAKPVALTRTSEKRDMLLKAGAAHVIATAEQDMVAEINRATNGEGAHIVFDPVGGPDVAKLTQTMAPQGIFFQYGALDSRDMLVPVFDILGKHLTLRGYELFEITTDVEKMARAKSFVTEGLRSGKLKPVIDKTFRFEEIAEAHRYMEANGQTGKIIVTVE
- a CDS encoding LysR family transcriptional regulator — protein: MRSNMIEYINIFIQVVDQGSFTKAADILQLHRPAVSKAIQQLEDDLGVKLLHRTTRKLSITAKSDEFYQRAKQVLAEVDGMMANFSLTLPPRGQLRLDVPLSLAHAIIIPHLAQFQSLYPDIEVVLVSSDKKSDLITEGVDCVVRLGELQESSFISRRLGEIRMVTCAAPSYLQRYGRPETLADLERHRAVNFFSDHSRDVMEWKFIEEGVVVSLRPASSMLVDNSDVLLSCGLAGLGIIQASCHALAPHIASGKLEEILTQYPSVSKPVSVMYPDRRYLPPQVRVFIDWFSEIFASKSAETD